The sequence CATGACCTGGACAAGCGCGCCACTCTGCGGTTTGGCAGCGTCAACGTTCCACACCAGCCCGGCTATGCCCCAGGGCTGCAGCGCCATCATCTGATCCCTCGTCAGATTCTTGGCTCGTTCGCGCTGGGCCGGATGATTGCCCGGCTTGGGCTGGACCGGTTGGGTTTCCACGACTTCCGCCGCAACGGGTTGTTGCTTCCAGCATCAGAGGTTGCGGCGATGCGGATCGGGCTTCCACTGCATCGCGGTCCGCACCGAAGTTACAATGAACTTGTCATGCAGCGGGCTGGGCAGATCGAGGCGCAGTGGACTCTGGGGCGGAGCACAGGCGCGGCTCATGCCGATTACGAAGCCCTGATGCGCTTCGATCTTCTCCAGCGCGCTTTGCGCCGCAAGTTGCTGGACTCGCGCTCATGGACGCGCAAGCCGCTCAACGCGCGTGATCCGGCGCTGGACTATACGCATCTCGACAACATGGCGGACTTGCTCTGGTCCGCCACGGACTGGACCTCGCAAGCCGCCTGATGCCGGTTATTTGAGGAAGGGCGCGCTGTTTGCGGAAAGTGCTTCCGCTGCCTCGCGGTACTGCTGCTCCAGCCGGTCGACCCGCGCCGCAACTGGCTCCACCGCAGTGACCGCACCGATGCCCTGACCCGAACCCCAGATGTCCTTCCATGCCTTGGCACCGGTGTTGCCGCCGGATCCGAAGTTCATCTTGCTGGGGTCGCTGACCGGCAGATTTTCGGGATCGAGGCCCGAATTGACGATGGATGAGCGCAAATAGTTGCCGTGGACGCCGGTGAACAAGTTGGAATAGACGATGTCGTCGGCGCGTCCATCGACGATGGCCTGCTTGTAGGCTTCGTCCGCGCGGGCTTCCTCGGTGGCGATCCACGCCGAGCCGATATAGGCGAAGTCTGCCCCCAGCGCCTGCGCCGCCAGCACCGACCGACCATGCGCAATCGCGCCCGAAAGCGCGACGAGACCGCTGAACCATTCGCGGATTTCCTGCATCAACGCGAACGGCGATTGCGCCCCGGCGTGTCCGCCTGCACCCGCAGCGACCGGAACCAGTCCGTCTGCGCCCTTTTCCACGGCCTTGCGCGCGAAGCGGTCGTTGATCACGTCGTGCAGCACGATCCCGCCCCAGCCATGCGCGGCGGCGTAGACATCCTCTCGCGCGCCCAGCGAGGTGATCATTATCGGCACCTGCCATTTCGCGCACATGGCCATGTCGTCATCAAGCCGGTTGTTGGTCTTGTGCACGATCTGGTTGACCGCAAACGGCGCTGCGGGACGGTCTGGATTGGCGCGGTTGTGCGCGGCCAGTTCTTCGGTGATCTGATGCAGCCATTCGTCGAGCTGGCTGAGCGGGCGTGCGTTGAGCGATGGGAACGACCCGACGATACCCGCCTTGCATTGTGCGATGACGAGTTCAGGGCACGATATGATGAACAGCGGCGATGCGATGACCGGCAGGCGCAGATTGGCGAAAAGCGGGGGCAGGGACATGCGGCTCGAATCCTCGCGCTGGATATTAATTGATTGATTAAGGCCTAAGCGGCTGGAACCCTCTTGTCAAAGGTGAGCCTTGGCCAAGCGTCGTCGTTGCGCGAATTGCGCAATACCATGCGCGACAATCGGACGGATCGTTCCGCCCGACGCCGTGGATCAGGAAGCCGCGTTGGCCGCGCTCAGCACCGCGCGGACGCTGGCGGTGGCCACGTCCTCGTCGATCCCGACGCCCCAGATCGTTCGCCCATCGGGCAGGACGCATTCGACATAAGCGGCGGCGCGGGCATTGCTGCCCGATCCCATCGCGTGCTCGGAATAATCGCTGACGTCGATGTCGACGGCGAACCCGTCCTTGAGCGTGGCGACGACAGACGAGATCAACCCGTTGCCGCGTCCGCTGACCGAGCGAACCTTTCCATCCACTTCGATCTTGCCCGCGAAGATGCGTGCGCCGTCGTTGCCGCGCGTTTCCTCGTAATCGACGAGCTGGTAATGCTGCGGAGCATCGAGGCGATATGTCTTGCGGAACACGCCCCAGATGTCGGCCGCCTGCAGTTCGCGGCCAAGTTCGTCGGCCAGTTCCTGCACATGGCGCGAGAAGTGTGCCTGCATTTTCTTGGGCAGCTTGAGGCCCTGATCCTGCTCCAGCACCCAGGCAAACCCGCCCTTGCCGGACTGCGAGTTGACGCGGATCACTGCTTCGTAGCTGCGGCCAAGATCGGCCGGATCAATCGGCAGGTAGGGCACCGACCACAGATCGTCGTTGCGCTTTTCCTGCGCAGCAAAGCCCTTCTTGATCGCGTCCTGATGGCTGCCGGAAAAGGCCGTGAACACCAGTTCGCCGCCATAGGGGTGGCGCGGATGGACAGGCAGCTGGTTGCAGTATTCCACTGTCTGGATCACTTCGTCGATGTTCGAGAAGTCCAGTTCGGGATCGATCCCCTGCGTGTAGAGGTTCAGGCCAACCGTCACCAGGCAGCAGTTTCCGGTGCGCTCGCCATTGCCGAACAGGCAGCCCTCGACACGGTCAGCGCCCGCCATCAGGCCCAGTTCCGCCGCCGCGACGCCGGTGCCGCGATCATTATGCGTATGCAGCGAGATCACCGCGCGGTCGCGGTTCGGCAGGTTGCGGCAGAAATATTCGATCTGGTCGGCGTAGATGTTCGCCGTTGAAGCCTCGACCGTTGCGGGCAGGTTGAGAATGATCGGGTGATCGACCGTCGGCTGCAGCACGTCCATCACCGCTTCGCAGCACTCGATGCTGAAATCGACTTCGGCGGTGGAGAATGTCTCCGGACTATATTCGAAGTGCCAGTCGGTCTGCGGGAAGCGTGCGGCCTGATCGCGCAGGAACTTTGCCCCGTCGCTGGCAATCTTGCGCACGTCAGCCTTGTCCATGCCGAACACGACCTGACGCCACAGCGGCGAGACAGCGTTGTAGACGTGGACGATGGCTTGTTTCGCGCCTGCCAGACTTTCGAAGCTGGAGCGGATCAGGTCTTCGCGCGACTGGGTCAGTACTTGCACGAAAACGTCGTCGGGGATGCGGCCCTGATCGACCAGACCACGAATAAAATCGTACTCGGTCGCACCAGCGCTCGGGAAACCGACTTCGATTTCCTTGAGGCCGATCTTGACCAGGAGGTCGAAGAAGCGCGCTTTCTTCTCCGCATCCATCGGATCGATCAGCGACTGGTTGCCGTCGCGCATGTCGGTCGACAGCCAGCGCGGGGCCTTTTCGATCACGCGCGATGGCCACTGGCGGTCAGGCAGGTTGATCTGCGGAAACGCGCGATACTTGGCCGAAGGGTTTTTCAGCATGGTCATGGAATTTTACTCGATCTGCCGGGCCAGAGGGCCACAATTCCTGCACTTGGGGTTCAGCTTCCCTTGGGCGCCGTCCCGCGCCGCCAGTGCGACACGTCAGCTCACGCCCAAGGGCGGATAAGTCGCAGGGTAAGATCCAGTCGAGTGGTCATGGCTCAAGCCTATGGTGATTTGCCGCGCGATTGTCCAGAATGAATGCACGAAAACATGTCCGGGAGAGCTGGAAGTCATGCAGGTCAAGCCATTCGTTGTCGATATTCCCGCCTCTTCCATAGCCGACCTGCATTTGCGGCTCGATATCACCCGCTGGCCAGAGCGCGAGCCGGTTGGCGACTGGTCGCAAGGCACCCCGCTGGCGGCGCTGCAGGATCTCGCGGGCTACTGGCGCAATGGTTACGACTGGTACGCTTGCCAGGCCTTGCTCAATGGCTGGGGCATGTTCGAAACCGAGATCGACGGCCTTGCGATCCGCTTCCTGCACGTGCGCTCGGCCCACGAATCAGCGCGGCCTCTGCTGCTGACGCACGGCTGGCCCGGGTCCATTCTGGAGTTCCGCCGCTGTATCGCGCCGCTCACCGATCCACTGGCGCATGGCGGCACCGCCGATGACGCATTCCATCTCGTGATCCCCTGCCTGCCGGGCTACGGCTTCTCCGGCAAGCCCACGGTCACGGGGTGGAGCGTGCAGAAGATTGCGAGTGTGTGGGGAGAGCTGATGGCGCGGCTTGGCTACGATCAGTGGCTCGCGCAAGGGGGTGACTGGGGCGCCGCGGTGACGACTGCTATCGCGGCGATGAAGGTCGAGGGCTGCATCGGCGTCCATCTGAACATGCCGATCGCGCGGCCACTGCCCGAGGATCTGGCAGCGCCGGAACCCGGAGAACTCAAGGCGCTTTCGGCGCTGCAGCACTATCAGGACTGGGATTCGGGCTATTCCAAGCAGCAGGCCACGCGCCCGCAGACGGTGGGCTATTCGTTGGTCGATTCACCGATTGGCCTCGCCGGGTGGATCTACGAAAAGATGTGGGCCTGGACCGACAATGACGGCGCGCCGGAAGACGCGCTCAGCCGCGACGATATTCTCGACAACGTCATGCTCTACTGGTTGACTGCCGCAGGGGCCTCGTCAGCACGGCTTTATTGGGAAAGCTTCGGCAGTTTCGGCCCGGCGCAGATCGATATTCCTGTGGCAGCCAGCATATTCCCCAAGGAAATCATCCCCGCGCCGCGCAGGTGGTTCGAGCGCAACTGTAGCCAATTGGTGCACTGGGGCGAACTCGAAAAGGGTGGGCATTTTGCAGCATGGGAGCAGCCCGAAGCCTTCGTGAAGGAGCTTCGGACTGCATTTTCCCTGATGCGATAGAGCTTACTTCTTTTCGAACGCGATGGTGATGTCGAGCTTCACATCGTCGCTCACGAAGGGAACGCCGTACTTCACGTTGAAGTCCGAACGCTTGATCGTGGCCATGCCGTGGAAGCCGAGGGTGGGGGCCTTGGTCATCATGCTGGCGCCAGCGCCCGAGAAGGTGGCGGCAATGGCGACCGGCTTGGTCACGCCGTTGAGCGTAAGGTCACCATTGACCGTCGCCGACATGCCGTCAGCGGCGGGCACAACGCTGGTCGAAACGAATGTCGCGTCGGCGGGGGCGGCGCCGAAGAAATCGGCAGGCTTGCCGTCAGCGGCGGGCTTGAGCAGGTGCGCGGTGAGGCCGGCATTGGCTGTGATGATCTTCGAGACGGGAATCTTGACCGAGACCTTGGCGGCCGAAGGATTGGCGGGATCAATGTCCAGCGTGCCGCTGACATCACCAAACAGGCCGAAATAGTCGTTGAAGCCGAGATGGTTGACCTTCCAGCCGACCAGCGAGTGCGCTGCGTCAGCCGCGTAAGTGCCAGCTACGACGCGCGACTTGTCGGCCTTGCCCGGTGTTTCGGGCATCTGCGCCAGCATTGGCGCGGCAGCTGCCGCGAGAGCGAAGGGAATGGCGATCTTCAAAGCACGGGGAAGCTTGGGGAGGACGGTCATCGGGATCTCCTGAATCTTTGATGCTGTCGTGGAATGCCTCAGCCAGCATTCCCGCACAAGTAGCGTCTGACAGCGTCAGCCACAGCGCATTGTCACAACACGTCCAGAACTCCC is a genomic window of Novosphingobium sp. MMS21-SN21R containing:
- the leuA gene encoding 2-isopropylmalate synthase — protein: MTMLKNPSAKYRAFPQINLPDRQWPSRVIEKAPRWLSTDMRDGNQSLIDPMDAEKKARFFDLLVKIGLKEIEVGFPSAGATEYDFIRGLVDQGRIPDDVFVQVLTQSREDLIRSSFESLAGAKQAIVHVYNAVSPLWRQVVFGMDKADVRKIASDGAKFLRDQAARFPQTDWHFEYSPETFSTAEVDFSIECCEAVMDVLQPTVDHPIILNLPATVEASTANIYADQIEYFCRNLPNRDRAVISLHTHNDRGTGVAAAELGLMAGADRVEGCLFGNGERTGNCCLVTVGLNLYTQGIDPELDFSNIDEVIQTVEYCNQLPVHPRHPYGGELVFTAFSGSHQDAIKKGFAAQEKRNDDLWSVPYLPIDPADLGRSYEAVIRVNSQSGKGGFAWVLEQDQGLKLPKKMQAHFSRHVQELADELGRELQAADIWGVFRKTYRLDAPQHYQLVDYEETRGNDGARIFAGKIEVDGKVRSVSGRGNGLISSVVATLKDGFAVDIDVSDYSEHAMGSGSNARAAAYVECVLPDGRTIWGVGIDEDVATASVRAVLSAANAAS
- a CDS encoding YceI family protein; this translates as MTVLPKLPRALKIAIPFALAAAAAPMLAQMPETPGKADKSRVVAGTYAADAAHSLVGWKVNHLGFNDYFGLFGDVSGTLDIDPANPSAAKVSVKIPVSKIITANAGLTAHLLKPAADGKPADFFGAAPADATFVSTSVVPAADGMSATVNGDLTLNGVTKPVAIAATFSGAGASMMTKAPTLGFHGMATIKRSDFNVKYGVPFVSDDVKLDITIAFEKK
- a CDS encoding epoxide hydrolase, whose translation is MQVKPFVVDIPASSIADLHLRLDITRWPEREPVGDWSQGTPLAALQDLAGYWRNGYDWYACQALLNGWGMFETEIDGLAIRFLHVRSAHESARPLLLTHGWPGSILEFRRCIAPLTDPLAHGGTADDAFHLVIPCLPGYGFSGKPTVTGWSVQKIASVWGELMARLGYDQWLAQGGDWGAAVTTAIAAMKVEGCIGVHLNMPIARPLPEDLAAPEPGELKALSALQHYQDWDSGYSKQQATRPQTVGYSLVDSPIGLAGWIYEKMWAWTDNDGAPEDALSRDDILDNVMLYWLTAAGASSARLYWESFGSFGPAQIDIPVAASIFPKEIIPAPRRWFERNCSQLVHWGELEKGGHFAAWEQPEAFVKELRTAFSLMR
- a CDS encoding AHH domain-containing protein, whose amino-acid sequence is MPLNQRHDLDKRATLRFGSVNVPHQPGYAPGLQRHHLIPRQILGSFALGRMIARLGLDRLGFHDFRRNGLLLPASEVAAMRIGLPLHRGPHRSYNELVMQRAGQIEAQWTLGRSTGAAHADYEALMRFDLLQRALRRKLLDSRSWTRKPLNARDPALDYTHLDNMADLLWSATDWTSQAA
- a CDS encoding nitronate monooxygenase family protein, which gives rise to MSLPPLFANLRLPVIASPLFIISCPELVIAQCKAGIVGSFPSLNARPLSQLDEWLHQITEELAAHNRANPDRPAAPFAVNQIVHKTNNRLDDDMAMCAKWQVPIMITSLGAREDVYAAAHGWGGIVLHDVINDRFARKAVEKGADGLVPVAAGAGGHAGAQSPFALMQEIREWFSGLVALSGAIAHGRSVLAAQALGADFAYIGSAWIATEEARADEAYKQAIVDGRADDIVYSNLFTGVHGNYLRSSIVNSGLDPENLPVSDPSKMNFGSGGNTGAKAWKDIWGSGQGIGAVTAVEPVAARVDRLEQQYREAAEALSANSAPFLK